The Streptomyces laurentii region GCCGCGGGGGCGGACCGCCCCGACCCGGCCGAACTCGCGGCGGTCTCGGCCCGCCAGCGACACGGCGGCCCCGACGAGCACCACGTCCTCAGCGGCCCCGGCTGGTCGCTCGGCTGCGACCGGCTCGCGGTCACCGACCCGTGCGGCGGCCGCCAGCCGTACCGGCTGCCGCACCTCCCCGGCATCCTGGCCGTCCTGAACGGCGAGATCTACAACCACGCCGAGCTGCGCCGCCGGCTCGCCGCCCGCGGCCACCGCTTCCCGGACCGCTGCGACGGCACGCTGCTGCCCGCGCTGTACGCGGAGTACGGCCCGGCGTTCGCCGAGCACCTGGACGGCATGTTCGCCGCCGCGGTCCTCGACCTGCGGCCTGGCAGCACCCGACTCGTGCTCGCCGTCGACGACATGGGCATGAAGCCGGTCCACGTACACCACGACCCGCTGGACGGCTCCACCCGCTTCGCGTCCGAGATCCCCGCGCTGCTCGCCTTCGAGGGCGTACGGATCGCCCCGCGCGAGGAAGCCCTCGACGGCGTCCTGTCGACCCGTACCTCGTACGCGACCCAGACCGCGCTCGACGGCATCACCGTCCTGCCGCCCGGCGCGACGGCGGTGGTACGGCCCGGCCGCGCGCCCGTCGTACGACGCCGGGCCCCGCACGCGGACGTGCGACCGGTCGGCGACACCCAGGACGTCCTGCGGCACGAGGTCCGCCGCCTCGCCACCGCCGACGTACCGGTGTGCGTCGTCACGAGCGGCGGCCTGGACTCCGGGCTGGTGACGGCGCTCGCCGCCGAACACGCCCGCGAGACCGACGCGCCGCCACTGCACTCCTTCCACCTCACGTACCGCGGGAAGTGGCCCGACTCCGAGGCGGTGTACGCCCGTTCGGTCGCGCGCCGGGCCCGCACGGTCCACCACGAGGTGATCGTCGACCCGTCCGAGATCCCCTCGCTCCTCACCCGGACCGTACGGCACCTCGGCCAGCCGAACGCCGACCCGATCGCGCTCTCCACGTACGCCCTCTTCCGGGCCGTCCGGCAGAGCGGCTTCACGGTCGCGCTGTCCGGCGACGGGGCGGACGAACTCTTCGGCGGGTACGACCGGATGCGCGCCGCCCTCGCCGCGCCGGCCGGCGTGGACTGGGCGAGCGCCTACGCGGACGCGCTCTCGGCGGCCCCCCGGGTGCTGCGCGAGCACCTGTACACGCCCGGGTATGCCGCCTACATCGCCGAGCGCGGCTCGGCGGCCGACCGGATCGAGCAGGAACTGCGCTCGGCGGAGGCTGCGGGGACGGACCGGGCGACGGCGATGAGCGCGTTCGAGACCCGGTGGCGGCTGCCCGCGTACCACCTGCGGCGAGTCGACCATTTGTCGATGGCGTGGGCGGTGGAGGCCCGGATGCCGTTCTGCCAGCCGTCCGTCGTGACGCACGCGCGCGAGCTGCCGGCGGAGGCGCGGCACGGGAAACGGGCGCTGTACGAGGCGGGGGCGGAGCTGCTGCCCGGGGCGGTGCTCAGCCGGCCGAAGCAGCCGTTCACCCTGCCCCTCGCCGCGATGATCGCGCCCGGCGGACCGCTGCTCGACACGGTGCGCGAACTGCTGTCCCCGGCCCGGCTCGTGCTCGGCGGGAAGGTGCGCGCGGACCGCGTACAGCGGCTCCTGGAACGGCACTTGGAGCGCCCGAACCAGCACGCGGCGCTCACCCTGTGGGCGCTGGCCGTCCACGAGCTCTGGTCGGAGGTCGTGCAGGGCATGCGGATCCCGGTGGGCTGCGCGGCCTGAGGCCGGGCGCGGGCCCACCGGGACCCGGGAGTCAGCCCTTCACTCCGGCGACGAAGGCCGCCCAGGCGGCGGCCGGCACGACGAGCGCGGGCCCGGACGGGACCTTGCTGTCACGGACGGGGACGACACCGGGGACACCGTCGAGGACTTCGACGCAACTGCCGCCGTCCCCGTCGCTGTAGGAGCTCTTGCGCCAGGCGGCGCCGGTGAAGTCGTACGACACCTCGACGCAGTCGCCGCCGTGGCCGTCGCTGTAGGAGCTCTTGAACCAGTTCGCGTTGCTCAGGTCGTAGACGCGCATTGCCGGTACTCCTCCGCCGCCGACTTGAGCAGAGTGAGGGACGCCTCCGGCGACAGCGCGGCAGCCCTGAGCAGATCGTAGGCCGCCTGTGCGCGCTTCACCAGCGCCGGATCGTCGAGCAGATTTCCCGAAAACAGCGCCTCCGTATAGGCCGTTGACGGCATCTCCTCGAACTCCATGAGCTTGATCTGCCGACCCATCTCGGGGTACGCGCCCGCCGCGTACGGCACCACCTGGACGAGGGCCGCGGGGGCGCTCCGGCTCCGGGACGAGAGGGGACCACACGCACGCGGGTACCGGCTGGTGGCGTTGGCAGAGGAGGCCCGAGGAGTGAATCCCTAGTGGTGGGACTTACTCTTCGGGGAACGGGTCTCCGCCCAGATCCAGAAGCAAGTAACTGTGGTGCTCCCGCCCGCCAGGTGATCGCGCCGTGAGCACGTGGACGTGAACAATTACCCGATTCTGTGCGTATTCAGCGAGAAGCTGAGTGACATCGCTTTTTTCCGTGCGAATCACGATGACATGCCCGCCAGGGATTTCTAGTTCAATAAATCTGCGTAGCCTACTGCCGCCTACCAGTTTCCCCCGGATCTCCTCCCTGTGGTCCTCGATTTGAGCTGCCCTTAGTGCCGTTCGGCAATGCTCGGCATTCGTTTTCGTCAACCGTGAAAAACGTCGGCCCGTAACCTTGGACTCCCACGTGATCGAGACGCTTGTGCCGGAGGACGCCAGTACGTCGGAGAGTTCCGAGAGATGGCTTATGGCCCTGCGTCCCAGAGGCAAGGCGGTATCGAGGACCGCTTCTTCCGCCTCTGAAGAGGCGCCGGCTTGGTCGGCGATATCGAGAATCCTGTTGATGGCGCGGTCCAGCAAGAGGTCGCTTCCGGTGCCTGGCAGCTCAGCCTGTGCGGGTACCGCAGATCCCTCCAGGACCATTCCGTAGGAAGAGGCGAACACGGGTCCGGAAAATAGTCTTGTTACCCCTTGGATCCTTTTTGGGATGGGGCCGGTTTCACGCCTCGGGCTCATCTCGTCGCGGGCGTAGGCGACAGAGTTGACGGCGCCCTGCAAAGCCTGAAGCCAGCTGCCCAACAGGCCGGCCTCGACTTTGTGGCCCGGAACCGCTTCGCCGTCGAGAGAAAAACGAAGAATGGGGCGACGCCCCTGTTCGGTCGACTCCGACCCCGCCTCGCCGCTCAATGCGCAGCCCAGCTTCCTCAGCTGGCGCTCGTGAAACTCGGCCATGGTTCGTGGGGCCGGGGCCCTTGTGGCGTCACGCCTGGCCGCCATCCATGCGCGGAGAGCAGCCTTGTCCGTCGCGTCCGGCCGCGCTTGGGGGTGCTCATAGCGAAACCTCCACGTAGCCCCTGCGCCGACCGTTGCCTACACGACAACGCTGTCAGATCTCGTCGTACAGTCCAAGCTTCTGGAAGACTTCAGCGTCCCCCGTATCCATGGCGCCGGTCAAACCCAAACTGCGAAAGTCCTGCGTCGCAGGAAGGCTGAGGATGTACGCGTCAATGCGCATCTCATTGCGGAAACACCAATCGCGATCTCCGAGATTGGCGAGGTCTGCGAGTACGTCCTGCTCCGTGAGTGCCTTGTACACCGCCGCCTCAAGCAGGTAGGTCACATCGACGTCGCTCGGATCCAGCTTGCTGCTGACGAAGCTGCCGGCAAGCCAAACGCGGCTGACCGAACCGACAAGGCACTCCACCAGCGTCCTGTGGTACGAGAGCTCACCCCACAAAGCACGCCTCACGGCCGAGCCCTCGAACTCATCTGCCAGCGCCAGCGACGCCTCGACCTCGCCCCAGGTCATGGCGTAGCGGCCCGGCGGCGGGCAACCCGTGTCCTGCTCGAATGAGGGAAGCAGAGACATGCAGCTCCAAGACGACTCGTGGGGTGTCGGCACTCTATGCGCCCACGGGCTCATGGGTGGGCTGGTTGGGTGATCTTTCAGCTGCGATGTCAAGGCCGGCCCCCCTCTCTTCGCCTGTAAGAGAAAGCCTAGGGCGCACCACTGACACGTCCAGCGGATTCGTTGTCACTCTCGAACCGTTGACCGGACTCGTGGATCCCGGCGTGTACCCGATGCGGCAGCCGGGGCATCGCCCTGGAACGGGCGTCATGAGAGACCGAGGCTAATAGCGTCCCGGCTCGGATGAACCGCCGCCCCCGGCCGTGGCCTTGATGCCCGTGATCCGGCCCAGCGCGTCGAACTCGATCACGGCCTCCGTCCCGTTCGGCAGGTCGGCCGTGATCCGGTCGGCCTCCTCCCGGTACGGCAGGCCGTGGTGGTCGAAGTGGCCCGAGACGACGTGCCGGGGCGAGCGGCCGATCAGGCCGGCGCCGGTGAGGAGCAGGCGCGGCAGGGTGATCGGGTCGAAGGGGACCACGGGTGCCTGGGTGTCGTCCGGCAGGAAGTAGACGCGGGTGGTCGGACCGGCCGGGGCGCCGATGTAGCCGGGTGCCCCGGCCACGCCCATTCCGGCGAACGCGATCATCTCGGCCATTCGGTCCGGGTCGTCGAAGCCCCGCAAGTCCACGACAGGAAAGGTGAGTTCGGCGATACCATGGGCCCGGCCGTAGCGCTCGACCGCCCCGCTCAGGGCGACCACCTCCGTGCCCTCTAAGCCCGGATTCGCCCAGCCCCACATCCAGGTGCACTCCTCGCTGTCGTACGAGCCGAGCAGCCCCACCCGCAGGTCGAGATCGCCCTGCCGGTAGCAACACTGGGCAAGGTCGGCCGTCCACGGCGCGTCCGGCAGGAAGGCGGTCAGCGCCTCCAGCTGGGCCGCTCCCCAGGCGGCGTGCCGTTCGGCCTCCAGGACGAAGGCGTCGCTGAATCCACTGTCGTCGTTCACCATGCGGCCGACCCTAACGAGCCGCCGGCGGGGCCGGACCGGCGGCTCGGCGCCGACACCCGCCGCTGTCCCGGACACTGGCCGCGCAGGGCGCTGACCTGCCCGTACGCGGTCCGGGTGTCCGGGACAGCCGGGACGCCTTGTCCCCGCCGTCCGCCCCGCCGCAGGCTTCCTGGCGTCGCCACCCACCTTCGACGAACGAAAGGGACTGGCCATGAAGCCCATGACCCGAATGACGCTCACTCCGGTACGGACGGCCGTCGCGGCGCTCTCGCTCGCCGCTGTCGGCCTGCTCGGCGCGCCGGCCGCGCACGCCGCCCCCTCCGCCGCTGCCGCCTGCCCGTGGACCCAGGGCGCGCCGGCGAGCAACCTGAACCCGTACAGCCAGACGGACTACGCCAGCGGCAACGCCCCGGTCCGCATGGGCCCGTACGGGGAGTGCGGCTCGGTCGGCACCATCCCCTCCGGGGGATCGGTGTCGGTGAACTGCTACGTCACGAACAGCTTCGGCAACACCTGGTCGTACATCCGCGGTTACGGCTGGATCTGGGACAACAACCTGCGCAACGGCGGGTCCACCCACCCCTGCCGCTTCTGATCGACCAGCACACGGCAGGGCTCCCGGCGGCCCGGATGGTGATCTCGGTCATCAACACCCGGACACGGGAGCCCTGTCGGCGTGAGGTCGTGCCATGCTCGATGTGTCCCGATGGTGTCCACCCCGCGGGCCCTTCTCCCGGCAACGACAGCACGTGATCGGCGGGTTCATGGAACAGACCGGACCGGCCGGCGCCGGTGTCGCGGCGGTGCGCGCCCGTGGCCGCGTCCTCGCGTACGTCGTGCGCGCCGACGACGCCCCCGGCCCCACTCTCGTCCTGCCCCTCGACCACCTCCCGCCCGGCGCCCTGGCCCTGACCGGTGAGCTGACCGAGCTGCGCCGGGCGCTCGCGGACACGCCGTACCGCGATCTCAACAAGATCGCGGTGTACGGGCGTTCGGCGCGCCCCGGTGTTGATCTGGACTACCGGTTCGTGCAGGCGATGCCCGACGGGCGCTTCGACTTCCGTACCGGGTGCGGGCACTCACTGCTCGCGTGCGTGGTGGCGGACGGCGGGCGCCCGGGGCCGGTGACCGTACGGGCCGTGACGACCGGAGAAACGATTCGCTGCCTGCCGCAAGACGCCTTCCCGCAAAGCCATGTCCCGCAGGACGCCTCGCCGCAGGACGCCCGCGGCGCCGCCTACACCCTCGACTTCCTCCGCCCGCCCACCGCGCCCGGCACCCTCCCGACCGGCCGCCCGGTGGACGTGATCGACGGCGTGCCGGTGTCGGTCGTTCGCTATGGCAATCCGTACGTGTTCGTCGACGCCCGCCATCTCCCCGCCGCCGACCCGATGGGCCGCATGCTCCGACTCCGGTCCCACACCGCCCGGATGCTCGGATATCCGCCGCACTCGCCGCTGCCGAAGATCGCCGCGTTCGCCCGTACCCCCTCCGGCCTGGCGGTCCGCGCGCTCACCGTCGGCGGCTGGCATCCGCGTCTCGCGCTCACCGGGGCCGCCGCGCTCGCCGCCGCCGGCGCGCTGGACGGGACGGTGGTACCGGGGCCCGTGGGGGCCGTGAGGACGCCGGGAGGGCCGGTCAGGGTGTCGGCCGCGCCCGACCGCGTGCGCGTCCACGACAAACGCGCACGCCTGGTCACCCGCCTCGACCTGCCCTGGCGTATCCACGCAACGGCGTGAACGCGCAGCCCTCCGACCGGGCGATCCACCCCCGTCCTCTGTCAGGCTGACATGCGACCGGCGACGCCACGCGACCACGGCAACGACCGGTATCCGGTATCCGAATCCGTGGATCCAGGGATCCGTGGGGGGAGATCAGACACCCATGAAATTCGATAATCTGCGTGTCGTCGTCACCGGGGCGTCCCGCTATTTCGGCCGTGCGCTCGCCGTCGGATTCGCTCATCTCGGAGCCGAGGTATATGTCTCGGCGCGCACCGTCGAAGCGGCGGAACGCACCCGTGCGGAAGTCATGGGTTCGGCCCGCGACCGCATTCACGCGTTCGGCTGTGATCTGAGCCGGCCGGCCGAGATCCGGGAATTCGCGGCCCGAGTGGGCGAACACACCGACCGGGTCGACCTGTTGGTCAACAACGGCGCCCGCTGGCTCGACGGCATGGACCTGGAGTCCGCCAGCGACGAGTCGATCGTCGAGACCATCGAGTCGACGGCCGGCGGCACCGTCCTCATGGTCAAGCACTTCCTGCCGCTGCTGCGCCGCTCGCTGCGGCCGGACATCATCAACATGGTCGCGGTGCGCGACGCCGAAGGGGCGTCCGCCGCCACCGCGTCCGTCGCCCACGAGGCCTTCTGGACGGCGAAGTCGGCCCAGGCGGGCTTCGCCGACATCCTGTCCCGCCGGCTGCGGCCGAGCGGCGTCCGCGTGTTCTCGCTCTACCCGCCCGATTTCTCCACCTCCGATCCGCGATTCGCGGAATGGGAGGGTGCGCGGACGGACGGTCTGGCCGCCGACGAGAAGCTGACCACTCAAGCGCTCTTCGAGTGCATCGTCTACGCCGTCGAGCAGCCCCGCGACTGCTTCATCCGCTCCTTCCACTTCGAACCTCGCTGAAGCACCACCGCACGCCCCAGCGTCAAGGAGGTCCCATGAACACTCCCGTATGGATCACCGCGACCCCTCCGGCCACCCACGGCGAACTGCACATCGGCCACCTGGCCGGTCCGTACGTCGCGGCCGACGTCCTGACCCGATTCCTGCGCGCCGAGGGCGAGGCCGTGCGCTTCACCACCGGCACCGCCGACCACGCGAGCTCGGTCGAGGTCCGCGCGCTGCGCCACCACCGCAAGCCCGAGGAGGTCGCCGAGGGCTACCGGGCGGCGATCACCGCGGACTGGCTGCGCTCCGGGGTCGAGTTCGACCACATCGTCAGACCGCGCAAGGACCGCGGCTACGGACGCTGGGTGCGGGACCTCTTCAGCCGGCTGTACGCGCAGGGCGTGATCGCCCCGCGCACCCGCCTGCTGCCGTTCTGCGAGCCGTGCGACCGCTGGCTGTACGGGGCCCACGTCACCGGCACCTGTCCGCACTGCGGCGCGGTCAGCGACGGCGGGATGTGCCACGAGTGCGCCCGCCCCAACGACGGCGGCGACCTGATCGCCCCGCGCTGCGCGCTGTGCGACACCCCCGCCGTCGCCAAGCGCTGCCGTCGGCTCTACGTACCCCTGGAGCCGTTCCGCGACCAGCTGTCCAGCTACTGGGACATGGTCGAACTCCCGCCCCGGCTCGCCGCGTTGTGCGAGTCGCTGGTGGAGGACGGACTGCCGGACATCGCGGTGGGCCACCCGGCGCACTGGGGCCTGCCGGTGCCCGTCGAGGGCTTCCCGGACCACCGGATCGACGCGTGCTTCGAGGCCGCGGCGATGCACCTCTTCGACTACGACACCACCGGCCCGCTGCCGCGCCGCGCGATCCACTTCTGCGGCTTCGGGCACGCCTTCTGCCACGCCGTGCTGCTGCCGGTGTTACTGCTCGCGCAGGACATCAAGCTGCCGCAGGAGTTCAACGTCAACGAGTCGTACGTGGTGGAGGAAGGCGTCGGCGAGGGCAACGTGTGGGCGCTCGACCTGCTCACCGAGTACGGCTCCGACACCCTGCGCCGGCACGTCCTGCAGGCCCGGCCGACCGGCCGGCGCACCGTCTTCCAGCGCGACCGGCTCGCCTCGGCCCGTACGGAGCTCGACGAGAGCTGGAACAGCTGGCTCACCCGGCTTTTCACGGCCGTCCGCGAGGAGTGTGACGGGCTCGTGCCGCAGGCGCTGCCCGGCGGCGCCGGCTGGAGCGTGCTGGAGCGGCGGCTGCGCCGGGGGCTCGACGATCTGCGCGAGGCGTACGGGCCGGACGCGTTCGACCCGCGGCGCGCGGTCGCGGTGCTCGACGAGATGGTCCGCTCGGCGGCCGACTTCGGGCACGTCAACGCGCACGAGCGCTGCCGGCCCACCACCGCCTGCCGTCATCTCCCGGCTTTGGCCGCTCAGTTGGCGGTCGCCTCGGCCCTCGCGGCCTGGGCGCGGCCGGTGATGCCGGAGGGCGCGGACCGGCTGGCCGCGGCACTCCAGGTGGAGCCGGGGCGGCCGGTGGACATGACGGCGCTGGCCGCGCCGGCGCCGGGAACGCGGCTCGCGCCGCCGTCGGGGCCGGTTTTCGGGTTCTAGCGGACCCTTTACGCGGCGGCCTACTTCTAAGCCCCTAAGAAGTCGCGTACTTTGCGGCGCGATGCTCCACCGCCCGGCCCGATCCACCGCCCGGCCCGATCCACCGCACGACCATGTTGCGACCGCCAGACCGTTCGACAGTGGGCCCCGGGGGCCGTGCTCCCGGGGCCCGCTCACAGCCTCCGGCCCGGAGCCGTGCCGGAGGCCCGTACCGCCCGCGCACCACCCGTACCTCCTGTTCCGCCGTACGCACGCCGCCGCCGGTCCCCAGCCCCGCCGCGTGTCCGCGCAGCTCCGCGCGGCGACCCGCGGCCCTCCCCACAGGAGTCCCCGTGTCCCTGCGCTCCCCGCACCGCCCGCACTCGCTGCGCGTCGCCATGCTGAGCGTCCACACGTCCCCGCTGCACCAGCCCGGAACCGGCGACGCCGGCGGGATGAACGTCTACATGGTCGAACTCTCCCGGGCCCTCGCCGCCCACGGCGTCGAGGTCGACCTCTTCACCCGCCACCGCGGCGAGGACCTGCCGGACCGGGTCGACCTGGAGCCCGGCGTACGGGTCCGGCATCTCGCGGCGGGTCCGCGCCAGGCGCTGCCCAAGGAGGCCATGCCCGACCTCGTGGTGCAGTTCTCGCTGGCCCTGCTCAAGGAGCGGCGCCAATACGACCTGGTCCACTCGCACTACTGGCTGTCCGGGCAGGCGGGGCGGATCGCCGCCTTCGGCTGGGACGTCCCGCTGGTGCACACCGCGCACACCCTCGCCCTGGTGAAGAACGCCCACCTCGCGGCGGGCGACCGCCCCGAGCCGGAGGTGCGGATACGCGGTGAGCGCCTGGTGACCGCCGACGCGGACCGGCTGATCGCCAACACCACCGACGAGGCGGAGGCGCTGGGCGCGCTGTACGGGGCGGAGACGGCGCGCACCCGGGTGGTGCGGCCGGGCGTGGCGCTCGGCACCTTCTCGCCGGCCGACGGGCGGGCGGCGGCGCGGGCCCGGCTCGGCCTTCCGCAGGACGCGTTCATTCCGCTGTACGCGGGGCGCATCCAGCCGCTGAAGGGGCCCGACGTGCTGGTGCGGGCGGTCGCCGAGCTGCTGCGGATGGCGCCCGGCCTGCGCCGCCGGCTGATCGTGCCGGTGGTGGGCGGCCACTCGGGGGCGAGCCGGGCCGACGCGGCGTGGCAGCTCGCGGAGGAGCTGGACGTCACCGACGTCCTGCGGCCGTATCCGCCGGTGCCGCAGGCCCGGCTCGCGGACTGGTACCGGGCGGCGGATGTGCTCGTGGTGCCCTCGCGTTCGGAGTCGTTCGGCCTGGTGGCGCTGGAGGCGCAGGCGTGCGGGACGCCGGTGCTCGCGGCCGAGGTGGGCGGGCTGCCGACGGCGGTGTGGGACGGGGTGACGGGGATGCTCGTGCGTGGTCACGACCCGGTGGACTACGCGCGCCGGCTGCTGTGGCTGGCCCGGAACCCGAAGGCGGTGGTGACGATGGGGACGGCGGCCGTCCGGCACGCGTCGGGGATGAGCTGGCGGGCTTCCGCCGCGCGGACGATCGACGTCTACGAGAACGCGCTGGCGGAGCGGGAAGACCGGGCCCTGCGGGGGCAGGGCAAGGGTTGGGGCAAGGGCGGCGGCACGCCCCTGCCCCGGCGGCCTCTCTCTCCTGGAGGAACGAGAAGGCCGTAGTTCGAGTCTAGCATCTCTTTTGGTCCAACCAAAGGTTAGAGGGGGCCTGGATGGTTCCCAATTCCCTTGGGTCCGTGGCGCATTGACGCACACACGCCATGGCGGGTCCACGCAGCGGGAAACCCTGGATTCGCTTCAGGGGGGCGGACAGAATAGAGATGTCTTCAGGGAGCACCCCGGCGGCACGGGGCCCGGAAGGCCAAGGAATTCCACATTCCAAATCCTGGAGGAATCATGTCTGCCCAGTCCGTCACGGGTGCGCGTAAGACCGTCCGCCAGTTCGCCCTCGCCATGGTCGCCTGCCTGGCCGTCGCCGGTGGCGCCGCGGTGGTCGCGGCCCAGGACTCGGCCCCCGCGGGCCACCAGCCCTCCGTGGCCGGCGACGAGTGGCCGGTCCCGACCAAGTCGCCCGCGCCCACCAACTGATCTTTCCGATCTCCGTTCCGCTTTCTCCGCGCGACCGCGGGGGAGGGGCCGGAAGAATCGAGGAAAGAGCCCCGTGATCGCGACTGCCGCGATCACGGGGCTCTTTCGTCCGCGCGGAATCCGGTAACACCCGTCCGGACATATTCAATTCGACCGTTCGGTCGGCATGTCGCCCGGATCGGCGGCGTGTTCAGTCCACCCAGCCCATGCGGACCGCCCGCACCCCCGCCTCGAAGCGGCTCGTCGCGCCCATCTCCTGCATGAGCTCGGAGAGCATACGGCTCACCGTGCGCAGCGACACCCCGAGGCTGCGGGCGATCTTCTCGTCCTTCATGCCGTCGGCGAGCATGCGCAACGCCGCCTGCTGCTGCTCCGAGAGCCCGTCCCCGCCCCGCTCCGGCGCCACCACGTCCCCGAACGGGGTCGCCGCGTGCCAGCAGTGCTCGTACAGGTTGAGGAACGAGCGCACCAGATGCCGGCCGCGGGCCAGGATCGCGCCCTCGCGCGGACTGTCGGGACGCAGCGGCACGAGCGCGAACTGATCGTCGGCGATGACCATGTTCATCGGGATGGCCGGGGCGATCCGCACCTCCACCCCCAGCTCGGCCCGGCCCTTGAGGATGTCGGCGGTGCGCGGCTGCGCCAGGCTGTCGGCCTGGTACATCACCCGGATCTGGACCCCGTGCTCCCGTCTGCGCCGGTCCCGCTCCAGGAGCCGTTCCGGCACCTGCCGGCTGGGGCCGGTCGGGTACATCGAGCAGGCACGCTCCCGGGTGATGTCGGCGAAGTCCTCCAGTGTCTGCTGGATCCGGCGGTAGTCGGTGATCACCTCGAACGCGACCTCGGAACGGGGCAGCGCATCGCCCTTGAGGAAGCTGCCCGCCAGGGTTTCGAGCGCCGCGTACGCCCGGTCCGCCTCCGCCAGATGCGCGCGCAGCCGCTCCCGCTCCCGGTCGAGCAGCCGGAGCAGGGCGATCTCCGGGTCGACGGCGGCCACCGTGTCCCCGTCCGGCTGCCACCGCGCGTCGCGCAGTTCGGTGATCGGGGCGTGCGCGGTGCCCGTCGGCACGATGAGCCCGAGGGATATCAGCTCCGTCCGGCACCTCTCGTACTCCGCCGGGTCGATCTCCAACTTCGCGCAGACCTCGGCGAATCCCGAGACCCCGCGCGCCCGCAACTCCTGGTAGAGGGCCACCAGCCGGCCGTCGTCCCGGTCTCGTGTGCCGCCGCCCGCCGTGCTCATGGCGCGATACCCCCTCGTCCTCGATCGACCTTCCGCCCGGAACGCGCCCGGACGGATCCGGACCGACAGGCTACGGCGTCA contains the following coding sequences:
- a CDS encoding hypothetical protein (identified by MetaGeneAnnotator; putative;~sequence version:1); the protein is MAARRDATRAPAPRTMAEFHERQLRKLGCALSGEAGSESTEQGRRPILRFSLDGEAVPGHKVEAGLLGSWLQALQGAVNSVAYARDEMSPRRETGPIPKRIQGVTRLFSGPVFASSYGMVLEGSAVPAQAELPGTGSDLLLDRAINRILDIADQAGASSEAEEAVLDTALPLGRRAISHLSELSDVLASSGTSVSITWESKVTGRRFSRLTKTNAEHCRTALRAAQIEDHREEIRGKLVGGSRLRRFIELEIPGGHVIVIRTEKSDVTQLLAEYAQNRVIVHVHVLTARSPGGREHHSYLLLDLGGDPFPEE
- a CDS encoding hypothetical protein (Domain of unknown function (DUF397); pfam04149;~identified by MetaGeneAnnotator; putative;~predicted protein [Streptomyces albus J1074]), whose amino-acid sequence is MRVYDLSNANWFKSSYSDGHGGDCVEVSYDFTGAAWRKSSYSDGDGGSCVEVLDGVPGVVPVRDSKVPSGPALVVPAAAWAAFVAGVKG
- a CDS encoding xre family toxin-antitoxin system, antitoxin component (identified by MetaGeneAnnotator; putative;~xre family toxin-antitoxin system, antitoxin component [Streptomyces griseoflavus Tu4000]), producing MVPYAAGAYPEMGRQIKLMEFEEMPSTAYTEALFSGNLLDDPALVKRAQAAYDLLRAAALSPEASLTLLKSAAEEYRQCASTT
- a CDS encoding asparagine synthetase (Asparagine synthetase [Streptomyces venezuelae ATCC10712];~Glutamine amidotransferases class-II (GATase) asparagine synthase_B type. Asparagine synthetase B catalyses the ATP-dependent conversion of aspartate to asparagine. This enzyme isa homodimer, with each monomer composed of a glutaminase domain and a...; cd00712;~Ligand Binding Site [chemical binding];~Molecular Tunnel;~The C-terminal domain of Asparagine Synthase B. This domain is always found associated n-terminal amidotransferase domain. Family members that contain this domain catalyse the conversion of aspartate to asparagine. Asparagine synthetase B catalyzes the...; cd01991;~asparagine synthase (glutamine-hydrolyzing); TIGR01536;~dimer interface [polypeptide binding];~identified by MetaGeneAnnotator; putative): MCRILGSFAAGADRPDPAELAAVSARQRHGGPDEHHVLSGPGWSLGCDRLAVTDPCGGRQPYRLPHLPGILAVLNGEIYNHAELRRRLAARGHRFPDRCDGTLLPALYAEYGPAFAEHLDGMFAAAVLDLRPGSTRLVLAVDDMGMKPVHVHHDPLDGSTRFASEIPALLAFEGVRIAPREEALDGVLSTRTSYATQTALDGITVLPPGATAVVRPGRAPVVRRRAPHADVRPVGDTQDVLRHEVRRLATADVPVCVVTSGGLDSGLVTALAAEHARETDAPPLHSFHLTYRGKWPDSEAVYARSVARRARTVHHEVIVDPSEIPSLLTRTVRHLGQPNADPIALSTYALFRAVRQSGFTVALSGDGADELFGGYDRMRAALAAPAGVDWASAYADALSAAPRVLREHLYTPGYAAYIAERGSAADRIEQELRSAEAAGTDRATAMSAFETRWRLPAYHLRRVDHLSMAWAVEARMPFCQPSVVTHARELPAEARHGKRALYEAGAELLPGAVLSRPKQPFTLPLAAMIAPGGPLLDTVRELLSPARLVLGGKVRADRVQRLLERHLERPNQHAALTLWALAVHELWSEVVQGMRIPVGCAA
- a CDS encoding hypothetical protein (identified by MetaGeneAnnotator; putative;~sequence version:1); protein product: MVNDDSGFSDAFVLEAERHAAWGAAQLEALTAFLPDAPWTADLAQCCYRQGDLDLRVGLLGSYDSEECTWMWGWANPGLEGTEVVALSGAVERYGRAHGIAELTFPVVDLRGFDDPDRMAEMIAFAGMGVAGAPGYIGAPAGPTTRVYFLPDDTQAPVVPFDPITLPRLLLTGAGLIGRSPRHVVSGHFDHHGLPYREEADRITADLPNGTEAVIEFDALGRITGIKATAGGGGSSEPGRY
- a CDS encoding hypothetical protein (identified by MetaGeneAnnotator; putative;~sequence version:1) codes for the protein MKPMTRMTLTPVRTAVAALSLAAVGLLGAPAAHAAPSAAAACPWTQGAPASNLNPYSQTDYASGNAPVRMGPYGECGSVGTIPSGGSVSVNCYVTNSFGNTWSYIRGYGWIWDNNLRNGGSTHPCRF
- a CDS encoding hypothetical protein (identified by MetaGeneAnnotator; putative;~sequence version:1) encodes the protein MSLLPSFEQDTGCPPPGRYAMTWGEVEASLALADEFEGSAVRRALWGELSYHRTLVECLVGSVSRVWLAGSFVSSKLDPSDVDVTYLLEAAVYKALTEQDVLADLANLGDRDWCFRNEMRIDAYILSLPATQDFRSLGLTGAMDTGDAEVFQKLGLYDEI